The Cyprinus carpio isolate SPL01 chromosome B8, ASM1834038v1, whole genome shotgun sequence genome segment ttttcttttaattttaccaGTACATCCATTCGGCTGACATAATTCACAGGGTGAGTGTTTGCTCAGGCATATAAGAAATAGCCTGCAGGATTTTTCCCCcttaaaaaatgttgtgtttgttgcTCCGTGGAGCCAGTTCTCCATGGCATCACCATGCTGCATGCTCCGGCCTGCTGTTGTGCAAAGACTAAAGCTAGAAATTGCTAGAAATTAGTTCTGTCTTAAAGGAATAATCTGTTATTTTCAGCTCGTTgccattctgttttgttttaaaatgtattcatttttatgtgttcacattgctttttaaaaaaatacgcagtttcaattgttttaatgaacctgaaattgaaatgtgaaaaaacatttaattcataaattgTTGCAAATATTACTTTATTGTCGTGTTGTGGTTGTTGTGGTATAAAGAAACCGTAAACTTATTGTCACTAATTGTTTCCCAGGACTTGAAACCCAGTAATCTGGCAGTCAATGAAGACCCCTAACTTAATTCTATTCttgccctattttttttttttttttaatagttgttataCTTTTTCTTGTAATTTGGTTACTCAAATCATCATGTAAACATAATTCCCCCTCCCCCCCTTTTGTATCTCAGATCCTTGACTTTGGTCTGGCTCGACACACAGATGATGAGATGACCGGGTATGTGGCCACAAGGTGGTACCGTGCTCCAGAGATCATGCTTAACTGGATGCACTACAACATGACAGGTAACACAACTACACCCACATCTGATACAATACAAATCAACTCATTTTGAATCAGTGGAAAAAATTGCTTTTCAAAACTAGATGGTGTAGATCTCTTGTGTACAAGTCTCTTAAAgaaatattctattttaatatattttttaaatgtaatttataaaagctaaattttcagcaaccattactccagactccagtgtcacatgatccttcagaagtcattctaaaatgctgatttggtgctcaagaaattttttgtttctataatatcaatgttggaaagagttgtgctgcttaatgttttttttttttaggtttctttgaatacatgacatttttaagaacagcatttatttgaaatagaatttacatttctacagtgtaaatgtctttactgtcacttttgatcaagttaattCATCATTGCTGAATGAAGgtattacattcattaaaaataattttactggcCCCAAATgcttgaatggtagtgtagttaCGACAAATGCCAAGCAAGCTGACTGGCCAAATCTTGATGGTTCTGCCTAAATGAGGATTGTGGCTGTTGATCCATGCCATTTTTACAGCTCTCTGTGACAAGATAGCTGGGTCAGGACACAAGAGATGGAACATGTGCTTGTTGCCTCTCCAGTAATGTTgtttcttgatttcttttcaGTGGACATTTGGTCAGTGGGCTGCATCATGGCTGAGCTGTTGACAGGCAGGACTCTGTTTCCTGGCACAGATCGTATCCTTTTCCTTTCATTTCCCCCCTCGCTGACCTGCAAAAAATTCTCTGTAAATTGCACCATGGCTCCAACAGCCAGGAAATGCATGATTTAGTATTTTTAAGTGCGCATTAGCTCTCatgctgatttaaatatatacaaattatggataaatgtttttttaacaccacattacaatttattttctatGTTTCTCCCATTTTTCTGTCCTTGCAGTGTGTATTTGTGCTACGGCAGAAGCTCTTGTCTTAAACTGAACTTTTGTCCTTTCCGCTTAAGCTCCGCCTTTCAGCTAAAGCTGTGGCCCAAGACAGTGATTGGAAGGATATATCATCCATCATTATGAGAATGCAATAAAATGCCCTGCAGGAAATTACATTCCTCTTTCTGGCTTCTTATTTCCAATGACAAATGTTTTCAGGTTTCAGCACTTGCGGTGTGTTTTCCCCCCTGGTGTTGCATATTTGACACACTGTATCTTGAACGGCTGCCACTCTAAATGCATCTGGGAACAGAAATACTTGACAAATATTTCCCCCCTCTCACAGGCAGAGCACACCTGTGCAGCTTCTTCTGCCTTGCTTTTGCTGGGCAGGCTGAAAATATTCAACCTGTGCTATTTTTATCAGCTTGCTCGTCTTTCCACAGATGTGACTGGAGCGTCTATGCTTTCCTGTTCTTTAAGTACACATGAAACCAAAATAAGCGTTTCCTGCTTTGTTTTTGTGGCCTGTTCCTTGTTGAGCCACACTAGTTTTCCTTCATCTCAATTTATTAGACATCGATCAGTTGAAGCTTATTATGCTTCTAGTTGGAACTCCGGGACCTGAGCTGTTAATGAAAATTTCCTCGGAGTCTGTGAGTTTGATATATTTAGGAAGTGTGTACTTGCTAAAAACGCCTGTCGTGTTGATTTTCAAAGTGGAAAATCCATTTGAAGCTGGCAGCTGTAATAGCTTTTCTCTGGTCCAGGCTGGATGAGGATTCTTTGAATTggaaattcaaaagaacattatttatttgcagtAATATTTTTGTACTATCATCGCTGAATAAAAGTTCTAATATCTTAaacaaatccccccccccccgaaaataGACCATCTACAAGACTAGTTACCAGATCTTAAAGTGAGAAAGCTAGTTTTTGAGACATGGTGGCTGGATGACCAGCTAATGATCTGCTTGGACTAGCGAGAAATCATACAGTTAACACTAAACTGGATTTTCCAACAgggaatgtgtgttgattgtcgcTAATTGAAAAGTATGCTTCTCCAGCATTCTCTAACTAAACGCTGACCTTCTGGCATCACTTTTAGATGAAAGACTGATTTGAGGTTCTGTTTGGGACTGAATCATTCTGAAAATAACAAGCCTGAGTTTTGTCTTCCAGCTCTGCTGATGTATTTCTAAACTGATTTTAATCCTTGTCAAAATCTCTAAAGCATGACGTTCTTCTCTGCTGTATATGAAAACAATTTGCATGCCAATTTCTCCTCTCTACTTTTTTGATCATGTCTTTCTCCCTAGAGCAGTGGAGAACCTCAACATAATGTCTAgataaaatttgacaaatttgcATTATACTAAATTTGTTGACCGTGAGTTCCTTGACCTGGCCTTCAAAGATATAAACCAGCTTCAACAGATAATGCGACTTACAGGAACTCCACCTGCCTCTCTAATAAGCAGGATGCCTAGCCATGAGGTGAGCTCGCTGTCGCCCAGCCCCTTGTTTGCAGAATACCCATCATGCCCTTTAATTAGCAGACCTCATTTTAGAAATACGGACTGCATTTAGAAGAATTTAAAAAGTcctattaacatttaataaaacgaTATCACATGATCAAGATAGATTGTTGTAATCACTCCAGTTCCAAGCTTGAGTGATACAAATAGTGACGTTGGACTTAAAACGCACTCAGACCATCAAATTAGAGGAAAAGAGCAAACTGATACAATATTCATTAGAACATTTTCAAGTCTGGTTAAACCACTATTTTATGTGAAGAATAAAAGCAAATGTAATAGTGGCAATAAATTCAAACCCAATAGAGTTCCTTTATCTTCTCCACTTTCTCCTTTGCTCACTGCTTGCCGCTGAGCTGTCATGCAGTTATTCACTGATCCATGCGAGCTGAAATCACTGTCTGTCATCGCCAGCACAGCACAGACCCTCTGCCTTCTGAAGCTGTTTGTTTGCTGCATTATTCAAATGGCACTGCATACTAACACCACAATGTTATGATTCACAGGGTTAGCAATGTGCAAAACGCAAGCAGTTGTCATGGTGATCAAGTCAAGAATTGCAACAAGCTCAATTcttaattgtaatattaactttaaatgaataaagcTGCTACTTTGATAATGACAGTAATCAACGTTATTTCATTCCCTATGACTGCTCATGGCTCACCTGTTTTTTTCCACAGGCTCGTACTTACATCAACTCACTTCCTCAGATGCCCAAGAGGAGTTTTGCCGATGTGTTTATCGGAGCTAATCCTCTAGGTAAAAGtgccagttgtgctgctttattatttttgtggaaaaagtgatacatttagagttcttgatgaacagaaagttcagaaaaacagcatttgaaacattctaattgtctttactgtcacttttgataaatgtaatgcatccttgctgaatacaaaaaactgacaaaaatactttttaatggtTGTGCATGTGCAAATACAGTGTTGGTATATTTAGTGTAAGTGTACACATTATTTATggaacaaacagagaaaaaagctGAAggcatttgtttttgattaaatatttaattctttttGTTTTAGCTGTGGACCTTCTAGAAAAGATGCTTGTTTTGGACACGGATAAGCGCATCACGGCACCGGAGGCTCTGGCTCACCCGTACTTTGCTCAGTACCATGACCCAGATGATGAACCCGAGGCAGAGCCTTTCGACCAGAGCTTTGAGAGCCAAGAGCTGGATATTGAAGAGTGGAAACGTGAGTCAAGACTTTTTGCTCTGTTTATAAGAAAAATGCCAAAAAGTTACAAGTGCTTCAAGCTATTTTAGCA includes the following:
- the mapk14a gene encoding LOW QUALITY PROTEIN: mitogen-activated protein kinase 14A (The sequence of the model RefSeq protein was modified relative to this genomic sequence to represent the inferred CDS: substituted 1 base at 1 genomic stop codon); translated protein: MSQKERPTFYRQEVNKTIWEVPVRYQNLSPVGSGAYGTVCSAYDEKTGLKVAVKKLSRPFQSIIHAKRTYRELRLLKHMKHENVIGLLDVFTPATSLEEFNDVYLVTHLMGADLNNIVKCQKLTDDHVQFLIYQILRGLKYIHSADIIHRDLKPSNLAVNEDPXLKILDFGLARHTDDEMTGYVATRWYRAPEIMLNWMHYNMTVDIWSVGCIMAELLTGRTLFPGTDHINQLQQIMRLTGTPPASLISRMPSHEARTYINSLPQMPKRSFADVFIGANPLAVDLLEKMLVLDTDKRITAPEALAHPYFAQYHDPDDEPEAEPFDQSFESQELDIEEWKRQTYEEVISFEPPVFEGDEMES